In Dryobates pubescens isolate bDryPub1 chromosome 8, bDryPub1.pri, whole genome shotgun sequence, a genomic segment contains:
- the WNT8B gene encoding protein Wnt-8b, whose product MDPYLGIFFLTPFFQSCCAWSVNNFLMTGPKAYLIYSSSVAAGAQSGIEECKFQFAWDRWNCPERALQLSSHGGLRSANRETAFVHAISSAGVMYTLTRNCSLGDFDNCGCDDSRNGQLGGQGWLWGGCSDNVGFGEAISKQFVDALETGQDARAAMNLHNNEAGRKAVKGTMKRTCKCHGVSGSCTTQTCWLQLPEFREVGTYLKERYHKALKVDLLQGAGNSAASRGAIAETFSSISKKELVHLEDSPDYCLENKTLGLLGTEGRECLKRGKALSKWEKRSCRRLCGDCGLAVEERRAEMVSSCNCKFHWCCAVRCEQCRKRVTKYFCVRKEKRERSGGGGASRKLKRKL is encoded by the exons ATGGACCCTTATCTGGGCATCTTCTTCCTCACTCCCTTCTTCCAatcctgctgtgcctg GTCAGTGAATAATTTCCTGATGACGGGCCCCAAG GCTTATCTCATCTACTCCAGCAGCGTTGCAGccggggcacagagtggcattGAGGAGTGCAAGTTCCAGTTTGCCTGGGACCGCTGGAACTGCCCTGAGAGagcactgcagctctccagccacggCGGTCTGCGCAGTG CAAACAGAGAAACCGCTTTTGTCCATGCCATCAGCTCTGCAGGTGTCATGTACACGCTGACCCGGAACTGCAGCCTGGGGGATTTTGACAACTGTGGCTGTGACGACTCCCGCAACGGACAGCTGG GGGGGcaaggctggctgtggggaggctgcagcgaCAATGTGGGCTTTGGGGAAGCCATTTCCAAGCAGTTCGTGGATGCCCTTGAGACTGGACAAGATGCCAGAGCTGCTATGAACCTGCATAACAATGAGGCAGGTAGAAAG GCCGTGAAAGGGACCATGAAGCGGACTTGCAAATGCCATGGTGTGTCAGGGAGCTGCACAACgcagacctgctggctacagCTGCCCGAGTTTCGGGAGGTGGGCACTTACCTCAAGGAAAGATACCACAAAGCCCTGAAGGTGGacttgctgcagggagcagggaacagTGCTGCCAGTCGGGGCGCCATTGCTGAGACCTTCAGCTCCATCTCCAAGAAGGAGCTGGTCCATTTAGAAGACTCTCCTGACTACTGCCTGGAGAACAAGacactggggctgctgggcacagagggcaggGAGTGCCTGAAGAGGGGCAAGGCACTCAGCAAGTGGGAGAAGCGGAGCTGCCGGCGGTTGTGCGGGGACTGTGGGCTGGCGGTGGAGGAGAGGCGAGCTGAGATGGTGTCCAGCTGCAACTGCAAGTTCCACTGGTGCTGCGCTGTGCGCTGTGAGCAGTGCCGCAAAAGGGTCACCAAGTACTTCTGCGTCCGCAAGGAGAAGCGCGAGCGGAGCGGGGGTGGCGGAGCCAGCCGCAAGCTCAAGAGAAAGCTCTGA